The genomic window CGAGGTGCGCGACACCAACGCCAACCTCATCTGCTCGCAGATGCTGCTGCTCTCCGCCGAGGACCCCGAGGCGGACATCTTCCTGTACATCAACTCCCCGGGCGGCTCCGTGACCGCGGGCATGGCCATCTACGACACCATGCAGCTGATTCCCAACGACGTGGTGACCGTGGCCACCGGCCTGGCCGCGTCCATGGGTCAGTTCCTGCTCTCCTCCGGGGCCAAGGGCAAGCGCTACGCGACCCCCAACGCCCGGATCCTGATGCACCAGCCCTCGGGCGGGATGGGCGGCACGGCCTCGGACATCCGCGTGCAGGCCGAGCTGATCCTCTCCATG from Kocuria rhizophila DC2201 includes these protein-coding regions:
- a CDS encoding ATP-dependent Clp protease proteolytic subunit, producing the protein MTSTPIQPYGAAPATPRMEDMAPGGQDDYVYNRLLKERIIWLGSEVRDTNANLICSQMLLLSAEDPEADIFLYINSPGGSVTAGMAIYDTMQLIPNDVVTVATGLAASMGQFLLSSGAKGKRYATPNARILMHQPSGGMGGTASDIRVQAELILSMKQRLAELTAEQTGQTLETILRDNDRDNWFDAQRALEYGFFDHIAQSASNVTGGGGTMKDAQ